The genomic stretch TGACGATACGAGTCGCAAAATCCAATTTTTGGTGCTTTGTCCGACACGAGAATTATGTCTTCAGATTACAAAAGACATCAAAAATTATTCAAAGTACATGCAGAACATCAAAACTACAGCAGTTTACGGTGGAAGCAGTATTGTGGATCAGATTCGTTCTTTGAAGGAGAAGCCGCAGATTATTGTGGGAACTCCGGGAAGGGTGATCGATTTGATTAACAGAAAGGCATTAGACTTTTCAGAAATTCACTGGTTGGTTTTAGACGAAGCAGATGAAATGCTTTCTATGGGTTTCAAAGACGAGTTGGAAACCATTATGAGAGAAACTCCTGAAACAAAACAAACTTTCTTGTTCTCGGCAACGATGAGCAAAGAAGTGGAGAGAATTTCAAAAAATTATTTGACAAAACCTCACCGTATTTCTGTGGGTTCTATTAACGAAGTTAAGAAGAATATTAAGCACGAATATTATGTGGCTGGTTACCGTCATAAAAAGGAGGCTTTGAAGAGATTGATCGATTCAAACCCGAACCAATATTCAATTATTTTCTGTAGAACAAGAATGGAAACTCAGGAAGTTGCCGATTTCTTGATGCAGAATGGTTATGCAGCAGATGCTCTTCATGGTGATCTTTCTCAGGCGCAGAGAGATACGGTAATGAAGAAATTCAGACTGAAAAATATTGATATTTTGGTAGCAACTGATGTTGCAGCAAGAGGATTAGACGTAGATTCTTTAACTCACGTTGTACATTATTCTTTACCTGATGATCCTGAAGTATTCGTTCACAGAAGTGGTAGAACGGGTAGAGCCGGAAAAGATGGTATCTCTATTTCTTTGATTAAACCTGAAGAAAGCAGAAAATTGAAGCAGATAAAATCGGTTACTAAGATTGATATCGCTGAAGCTAGAATTCCTACAGGTGAAGATATCGTAAAAGCTCAGGTTGCAGGTGTTTTCGAAAACTTACTTGAAGTACAGAAAGATTTCTTTGAATTTGATGATTCATTGATTCCTGATCTTTCAGAATTTACAAAAGAAGAATTGGTGCACAAATTACTTCAGTTCCAACTTAAAGATCTTGCTTTGTATTACAAAGACAAGCATGATATTCTGGAGCAGAAAATGAGCAGCAGAGATGATGACAGAGGTGGAAGAGACCGTGACAGAGGAAGAGATCGTGACAGAGGAAGAGATAGAGACCGCGACAGAGGTCCTAGAGGAGATCGTGACGGAAGAAGCGACAGAGGAGAAAGAAGAGGTGATCGTGGTGGTAAACCAAGACAAAAAGATGAGAACATGACTAGATTTTTCTTCAATCTTGGTAAAAAAGATCAGTTGAAAAAACTAGATGTTTTAGAAATCATCAATAAAGCTACTTCTAGCAAAGGAAACAAAAGAGCGGAAATCGGTAATATTGAAATTCTTGAAAAATTCTCATTCTTTGAGATTGAAAAATCTTATAAAAATGAACTTTTAGGAAATATCCAATCGATGAAGTTTAAAGGAAAAGACATGAGAGCTGAAGAAGCTAACTAATCTTATTCTTACCATATAATTTGAGCCGGCATTTTTTGTCGGCTCTTTTTTTGTAAACACTTGTTTAAGTTGTTGATTCCAAAGTTTATAGAAAAAAGCTGATTGTGCGTCATTTTTTAAGCTGATAAATATTACCTCAATGTGAACAAAAATTAACGCTGGATGCTTTTTGGTAACATGGTTTTTTAAGAAATTTGCACACGAATTTATAAATACTATAAAATGGGCATTGGTAATATTTTCCACGCTTTTCAACCAAAAGATAAAATCTTTTTTGTGCTTTTCGAAAAAGTTACAGATAATCTGGTTGCTATGTCAAACGATTTTAATCACGGAATCAAAGATTTTGATCTGAATGATGATTCTATGCTAAAATTGATGAGCGACTACGAGCACAAAAATGATGAGCTTACTCACGAGATCTTTGTTGAATTGGGGAAAAACTTCATTACACCTTTCGATCGTGAAGACATTCACACGTTAGCTACCGGTTTAGATGATATCGCAGATTATATCTATGCGTCTGCAAAATATATTTTTCTTTACAAATCTCCTTTAATGAAGGCTTATGCAGATTTTTCATTATTGATTCACAAGGCTTGTCTTGAGATTCAGAATGCAATGAAAAACCTTAAAGGTTTCAAAAATATGGAGCAGGTAAAAGAAGCTTGTATCAAAGTAAACTCTATAGAAAATATTGCAGATGATCTTCTTTCAAATTCTATGGTAGAATTGTTTGAGACCAATGATGCGATTAATATTATCAAAATTTCATCAGTATTAAATTACCTTGAAGTAGTAACCGATAAAGCAGAAGATGTTGCCAATACAATTGAAAACATCATGATTAAATACGCTTAAAACAATATAACAGAAATGGATTTTCCTATTTTACTTACGGTTATTATTGCTTTAGCTTTAATCTTCGATTACATCAACGGTTTTCATGATGCGGCAAACTCTATTGCAACCATTGTTTCTACTAAAGTTCTTACACCGTTTCAGGCGGTTCTTTGGGCAGCAGTTTGGAACTTTGCAGCGTTCTTCATCGCAGTTTATATTATCGGAGAATTTAAAATTGGTAATACAATTGCAAAAACCGTCAACGAAAACTTTATTACGCTGGAAGTAATTTTTTCAGGGCTTATTGCGGCAATTGCCTGGAATCTTTTAACTTGGTGGTTTGGTATTCCTTCATCATCATCACATACTTTGATTGGTGGGTTTTTAGGAGCAGCATTAATGCATGCTTTCCTGATGGATTACAACGAAGTGGTAGCAACTCAACCGGATTTGGGAATGTTTGCTACGCTAAAAGAAGCCATGATGAAAGTAACAACCCAAGATGTTGTGAAATTTAGCAAAGTAATTCCTATTTTCTTATTCATATTCCTGGCACCGGTTATCGGGATGATTATCTCAATTATCATCACTTTAATTATTGTTCATCTATACAAAAAATCAAATCCGCATAAAGCAGACAAATCATTCAAGAGACTTCAGTTGGCGTCTTCAGCTTTGTTCAGTTTAGGTCACGGTTTGAATGATGCTCAGAAAGTAATGGGGATCATTGGTGCAGCTTTAATTTACTATCATGTAAATATGTTGCAGGATCCTGTTTATTTAAATATTGCACCTGCAGACCGTTTCAACTATTTCTCTCAACACTATATGTGGGTTCCTCTGGTTTCTTTCATTGCTATTGCATTAGGAACGATGAGTGGTGGATGGAAAATTATCAAAACAATGGGTACGAAAATTACAAAAGTAACACCATTGGAAGGAGTAAGTGCTGAAACAGCTGGAGCAATCACGCTTTTCATCACCGATCACTTTGGTATTCCGGTTTCTACAACGCATACCATTACAGGTTCTATCATTGGTGTAGGTCTTACCAAAAGAATCTCTGCAGTACGTTGGGGAATCACGGTAAGCTTACTTTGGGCTTGGGTGTTAACAATTCCTATCTCGGCGATTGTTGCAGGAATTACTTATTTGGTAATTACGTATTTCTCGTAAACAAAAAATTTTATCACAATACAAAACTTTGTCCGTTTGGGCAAAGTTTTTTGTTTTAAACTGATTGATTTATTAGTTGGAAAATTAAATTATTTTGTAGTTCAACAAGTTTATTGATATGTTCTGGGTTTTTTTTGATCCTAACCAAAATGTTTTCATAACTTACGTTTTCTTTTGTTGAGTCAATATTTTTTTCTTTCAAAAAATATTGTAAATCTATTTGAAAAAAAGAATTATTTTTTGAATTAGAATAAAGTCTATTTTTTCGATAAATCCGTTTTCTATTTTACTAAGATAACTTTGTGAGATTTCTAGATTGAAGGCTAAATCTTCTTGTGATATTTTTTGTTGTTCTCTTAAGTTTTTGACTTTAAGAACTATAATTTTTTTCATAATTGTGTTATATAAAACAAATATATTTATTTAGATTAATTTTTATTCTAAATAAAATAAATTATATTCTTTTTGGAATTGTTGAATTCAAAAAAAATATCCACTTTTAATAAAAGTTTTTTCGCGAAATACTTTGATGTACCAAAAAAATATTAATTTTAAATTTCAAATTTAAGTGAAAAATCACTTAAATTAGGCTTACCATCTTTAGTATTGGTTTTAACTTTTGGCTTTATATTAGCCCCATCCAAAATGGAAGCAAAGGTTGGTCTTGACTCAAGTCTCGGTCCTTGCTTGGAAACTTCTCCAGGACACCGTGAGTGAGTAGTTTATGAGGATGTATATGTGTTTTGGATTAAAATATAACATGAACCAACTGGAGAATGGGTTTCTTGTTAAAGAATAATTCACATAATTATAAAATAAAAGGGCTGTTTTACTGTGTGTAAAGCAGCCTATTTCAGTATATTGTATGAAACAAATAATAAAATTATTCTTCTTCTTATTTTTGTCATTATTATGTTATGGGCAAGAAATAAGAATTATTAATAGTATTGACGATAAACCTATTCCTTACGGTAAAATATATTTAGAAAATAGGTTGCTAATATCAGATTCTTTAGGTAAGTATTTTTTTGATCAGAGACCGGTTGGATTTATTATCCGGGCAAATGGTTATGAGGATAAAAGTATTGTATCACTTAATAGTAATATTATAAAGTTAAAACCAATTTTTAACAATATAGAGAGAGTGGAATTAGGTGAAAATAATTTTAATGTTAGCGATTTGCTTGGTTATAAAAAAGGTAAGAATACTATAATTATTGATAGTAATAAAGAGTTCGCGATTAAAATTATAAATCCTTTTAATTTGTGTCAATTAGAGGATGTTAAAATTCCATTTAAAAAATCTTTGCACAAGAAAGGATATCTAATTTTAGATATTTATGAAGAGAAAAATAATAGGATAGGAGATAAATTGAACTCAAATAATTATGTAATTTCTTTAGATAATTTGAAGAGTGGTAATTCTGTTAAAATCAACGAAAAAATTATAATTGCAGGATCGTTTTATGTATCAGTTATTTGGGTAGAGAATTTATATACTAAAAGTAATATGTTTACAAACAAAGTTTATTTAAATGTAAAAGATAAAAGCAGCTCAGGAAAAATGTTTGTGAGAAAATCTACCTATAATTTCATGGGATATAAAACCATTTGAAGAAGATTCATCATCTAAAAATTCAATTATTCCAGCATTTTCTGTTTCTGTTAAATGTAAAAAAGAATAATAATTGTCTTTATAGTAATAAAAGCTTTGTCTTATTAGGCAAAGTTTTTTGTTTTAAACTGATTGATTTATTAGTTGGAAAATTAAATTATTTTGTAGTTCAACAAGTTTATTGATTTGTTCTTGGTTTTTTTGATCCTGACCAAAATGTTTTCATAACTTGTGTTTTCTTTTGTCGAATCATTATTTTTTTCTTTCAAAAAATATTGTAAATCTATTTGAAAAAAAAGAATTATTTTTTGAATTAGAATAAAGTCTATTTTTTCGATAAACCCGTTTTCTATTTTACTAAGATAACTTTGTGAGATTTCTAGATTGAAGGCTAAATCTTCTTGTGATATTTTTTGTTGTTCTCTTAAGTTTTTGACTTTAAGACCTATAATTTTTTTCATAATTGTGTTATATAAAACAAATATATTTATTTAGATTAATTTTTATTCTAAATAAAATAAATTATATTCTTTTTGGAATTGTTGAATTCAAAAAAAATATCCACTTTTAATAAAAGTTTTTTCGCGAAATACTTTGATTTACAAAAAAAATATTAATTTTAAATTTCAATTAACATGAAAAAAATTATTTTATTAGCAGCTTTCGGAGTTGCTGGATTAGTAAGCGCAAAAACATCTGAGATTGTAGAGAAAGTCGAAATTGTAAATACAGATAATTCTACAAAAGAAACTGTCATAGACAATTGTTATACTGTGACATACGTTTTATCTTGCGGAGAGAGAATATTGGATTCTTATTGTGATAGCTATGATGATATTGAATGTGATCTTATGGTCATTTGGGATGCTTGGGATAATGAACTTTGTTAATTAATATGAAAGAATTAATATCTATGATGTTTTTACTTTCATGCTTTTTAAGTAAGGCACAAAACAATGTTGGTGGAGCAACCACCAACATTGTTTGCAGATATCAGGTTCAGTTTCTAAAAGACACTCTGAATGTAGAAAGTAAAACAAATGAAATTATGGCCTTGCAAATTGGAGGGAATATTTCATTATATAAAAGTGAACAAAAAAGGAAAACAGACTCTTTACGGCATGAATCTATAAAAAATAGTATGCAAAATGCGCAAGATAAAAAATCTGTAGTCATAGACTTTTCGAAAATACCAAAAGTTAATTTGGTTCATGAAGTATATAAAAATGGCGATGACTTAGTTATTTTCGATAATATTATTAAAGATCAGTATTTCTATCCAGCTAATAAAAAAATTGATTGGAAAATAAATGTAGAAACTAAACAAATTGCAGGTTATACTTGTCAAAAAGCTACAGGACAATACAATAATAGATTTTATACTGCATGGTTTACAAAAGAAATTCCGATTTCAGAGGGTCCGTATACCTTTAAAGGGTTACCGGGTTTAATTTTGGAAGTGTATGACACCAATAAGTATTTTTTTATTTCCCTTATCTCCATACAAAGATTAAATGAAGAAATTATACCAATGAATAGGGCGATTAAGACAACTTATAATGATTTTAAAAAGAAAAGAAGAGAGGTAAATGATAATCCTATTGCTGAATTGCAAAAATTGTCAAATAATCCAATAAGCAAAGAAGTTAAAGATAAGGTTATAGAAAATAGGAAACGTAAAAATAATTATTTAGATTAATTGTTTAAGATATGCAATACATCCGCCTCAGTTATAAGGCGGATTTTTCTTTTACAAAACGCTCAGAAAATCGTATTTTTGTTCAAATTAAAATCTTTTATGGAATTCTTAGACACCTACCAACAGATTGTTGCTGATGCTATTACTAAATATACGTTTAAAGACAAACCTACAGAGCTGTATGAGCCGATGAATTATATCATCTCGCACGGTGGAAAACGTCTCCGTCCGATTATGGTTTTAATGGCTTGCGACTTATTTGGTGGTGATCAGAAAGAAGCGATAAAGCCGGCTCTGGCGATTGAGTTTTTTCATAATTTCACGTTGATTCATGACGATATTATGGATGAAGCTCCGCTAAGAAGAAACAAACCGACTATTCATACCATTCACGGTCTTAATACAGGAATTCTTTCAGGAGACGGTCTAATGCTTAAAGCATACAAGTTTTTTGAAGATTTGGAGCCGGAAATTTTTAAAGCTTGCGTCAGAATTTTCACACATACAGGTTTACTTCTATGCGAAGGTCAGCAATATGATATTAATTTTGAAACTCAGGAAAATGTAACGTTTGATGATTATATCAGAATGATTACTTATAAAACCGGAGTTTTGAGCGCTTCATCTTTTGAGATCGGAGCAATGATCGCTAAAGCACAGTTTAAAGATGCTAAAGCAATTTTCAATTTCGGAAAACACATCGGTATCGCTTTCCAGATTATGGATGATTATTTGGATGTTTTCGGAGATCAGGCACAGTTCGGAAAAAAGCATGCCGGAGATATTTATGAAAATAAAAAAACAGTGCTTTATCTTCTGGCAAGAGAGCACGGAACTGAAGAAGAACGTAAAGAACTAGACTACTGGTATTCTAAAAAAACAGATAACATCGATAAAGTATACGGTGTTGAAAAGATTTTCAGAAGAACAAGAGTTGATGAGAAAGCATTACGTCTGATCGAAAAACATAATGAAATCGGACAAAGTTATTTAGCAAAAATAAATGTTCCCGAAGAAAAGAAAAGACCATTCTCTGAACTTGCTAACTATTTGCTAAGAAGAGAAAGCTAAATTAGGTAATAGATTTTAGGAATTAGGGCTTAGTTTTTAAACTGCCTTTTACTAATTCCTACTCCAAAAAATATGAAATTCCGTACAGAAGTTGATATACAATCGTCGCAGCAAAAAATTGAAATTGAAGATAAGATATTTTCGATAGGTTCTTGTTTTGCCTTAGAAATGTCAGATTTGTTTCAGAAAGGTCAGCTTCAGACGGTAAACAATCCTTTTGGGACGATTTTTAATCCTTTTTCGATTAATAATTCGATTAAAAGACTTCATGATTCAGAGTTTTATTACGAAGATGATTTGATTTCCTATCATGACGAATTTATTTCTTTGGATCATCACACCAGTTTTGATACAAGATACGTTCACCAGACTTTAGATAAAATCAATTCGAAAATAGAAGAAGGAAATCGCTTTTTGCAGGAATCCAATTGGGTGATTATTACTTATGGAACTTCATTTATCTATGAATTTGAACCTAAAAAAAAGCTGGTTGCAAATTGTCATAAGATTCCACAAAAATTCTTTGAAAAAAGACTTTTAACGCATCAGGAACTTACAGATTCCATTTACGATACGATTATTAATCTTCATGATATTTGTCCGGAAAATGTTCAGATTCTGTTTACGGTTTCACCCGTTCGTCACACAAAAGACGGAATGATTGAAAATCAACTGAGTAAATCAAAATTGATTACTTCAATTCACGAAGTGGCTTCACAGTTTGAAAACTGCCATTATTTGCCGGTTTACGAAATCTTAATGGATGATTTGCGGGATTATCGATTTTATAAAGAAGATTTGATACATCCTAATTCACAAGCCGTTAATTATATTTTTGAGAAATTTGGTGAAGCTTATTTTTCATGTGAAACGAAAGATTTTATTAAAGAAAATTTTAAAATTAATAAAGCTTTAGAACATCGAACAGACGACGAAAAAGATCCCAAATTTATTGATTTTAAAGAAAAATTAAATCAAAGAATTGAAGTTCAGAGGCAAAAAGTAAAACACAACATATTCAAGGTTTAAAGTTCAATGTTTAATGTTAAAACCTCATGTAATGATTGATTTTACGAAACTCGATTATCTGAAGATAGGAAATGAAAGACAGAAAAGAGCTTATGAAGTTCTAACAAAATATAGAATCTTCGAGGTTTTAGAACATTATTCGCCAATTTTAGCAGGAACAATTCCTATTGAGATTGATATTGAAGGAAGTGATTTGGATATAATTTGTGAGGTTGAGGATAAAATCGAGTTTGAGAAATTTTTAGTTAAAAATTTTTCGGAATTTGATTTGAAAATTGAAAAAATTACGATTAAAGAAGAAAATTCTATCATTTGTAATTTTCAACTGGAAGAATTTCCTATCGAAATTTTTGCACAAAATATGCCAACTATTGAGCAAAATGCTTATCGCCACATGATCGTCGAATATAAAATTTTGCAGGAAAATGGAGAGGAGTTTAAACAAAAAATAATCGATCTTAAGAAAAAAGGAATCAAAACCGAGCCGGCTTTCGGAGTGCTTTTAGGCTTAAAAAATCCTTACGAAGATCTTTTAAAAATTTAAAATAATGATTGATACACATACGCATTTATATGCTGAAGAATTTAATGAAGATAGAAAAGAAACGATTCAAAGAGCTTTAGATAAAGGAATTACAGAATTTTATCTTCCTGCTATCGATTCAGAATCGCACGAAAAAATGCTTCAGTTAGAAAGTGAATATCCAAACCAGATTTTTTCGATGATGGGGCTTCATCCTTGTTACGTAAAGCCAGAATCTTGGGAAAGAGAACTTGAATTAGTCAAAAAATATCTTGATGAAAGACATTTTCCTGCCATTGGAGAGATCGGAATTGATCTGTACTGGGATAAATCAACTTTAGATATCCAGATAAAAGCTTTTGAACAGCAAATTGATTGGGCGATAGAAAAAGATTTGCCAATCGTTATCCACACCAGAGAAAGTTTTGACGAGACTTTTGACGTTTTAGAAAGAAAAAAGCATCCCAAACTTCGCGGGATTTTCCATTGTTTTTCAGGAAATTTAGAACAGGCAAAACATGCTTTAGATTTAAACTTTATTTTGGGAATTGGTGGAGTAATAACCTTTAAAAATGGAAAAATCGATCAGTTTTTAAATGAAATTCCATTAGAAAAAATTGTTCTGGAAACAGATTCACCTTATCTTGCTCCCGTTCCGTTTAGAGGAAAAAGAAATGAAAGTTCTTACTTAGATTTGGTTGCCGGAAAATTGGTTGATATTTATCAGAAAGATTTTGCTGAGATCGATAGAATTACAACTGAGAATGCGAGGAGAATTTTCCAAAAAAATTAAATGAATGATTAATGAAGAGTAGTTTATTTAAATTTTTAGAAGATTCAAAACTGATGAAAGTGATTATTTTTATCATTTACTTCATTATCAATTTTTTATTTTTAGTAAAATATGGTGCTCGTCAGGAAAAAGTACACATCTTATTTTTGGCTGTAATTTTCATTTTTATCCATGCAATATTCTATTTTAGCTATCATTCGATTATTAATAAATTAAAACTAAACTCAAAAATTATCTATGGTTTAGTTGTAGTCACAGGAATTATCTACTTATTTTTATCACATCTTACCAAAGATCCATATGCACTGAAAATTGACAGATGGCAGACTGCAGAATATTCGCTGGATTATTGGCTTCACGGAAAATATATTTACAGTACCAAAAATTTTATGGGTAATATTCCTTCATATTTACCTGGACAGCTTTTGTTTTTGTTAGGCTTCTATCTTATTGGTAATATAGGGTATTTGCAGGTTGTAAGTTTGGTACTTTTTAGTTTTGCTGTAATAAAAGAATTTAAAGCTAATAACATTCGTTTATTAGGAATTTTGATGATGTTTTTTTCGCTCTCTTTTATTTATGAAGCTGTTTGTAAGAGCGATTTTATTTCTTCTTTTATTATAGTTTCATTTTTTATTATTTATTGGAGTAGAAAATATCAAGACAATTATTTTCAGAAACCTTTGCTTTTAGGTGTTATTTTGGGGGTATTGTGTCTGACTAGGAGTGTGGTAGTAGTACCAATCATACTTTTCTTATGCAAACCCTTTTTTCAAGCTTCATGGGCAGAGAAAATTAAATTTTCTTGCATGTACATTATCACTATCGTTCTGTTGCTCTTATCAATACTTTTGCCAGCTGAGGATTTTGATTACATTTTAGCTTATAATCCTTTAGGAATGCAAGGTCAGTCTAATGTTTTTGTAATATTGATTTTCCTTTCGTTATCGGTTTTTTTATCATTTATTGTAAAAGAGATTCGACATATTTTTTATCTGTCTACAATAATTGTTTTTAGTTTAATGTGTGCCCATATAATCCAACAATTACTGAGAGAGACAACTTTTAATTATCTTAATATTACTTATCTCGCAGCAGCTCTTCCTTTTTGTGTTATTAGCTTTTGCTTTTTATCAGAAAGAAAATATAATTAACCTGAGTTCGGGATAAGAGTTGAAAATAAATTTGCAATAAAAAGCAATAATTTGTACATTTAAGTATCTAACATTCAAATGTTTAAACGAATTATTGCTTATGATTCTGAAAGACCAAATTACAAATATTTTTGTACAAGTTGACGATTTTTGTAAAGAATTTGATTCCCAAATCAAACAAATGAAGTTTCAGGCGCTGGGAGATCAAAAGAAGAGAAGAAACAGAAGATCTATGATGTCCGATTCTGAAATCATTACCATCATGATCGGTTTTCATCTCGGTGCACACAAAACATTTAAGCATTACTACCAGGAAATAGTGTGTGGCTACTGGAAAAATTTGTTTCCAAAAGCCCTTTCCTACAATAGATTTATAGAACTTCAGCAAAGAAGTTTTGTGGTTTTTGCATTGTTTCTGAAAGAAAAATGTTTGGGTAAATGCACGGGAATAAGCTTTATGGACAGTACCACTTTGAAGGTTTGTAGAAACCAAAGGATACACAATCATAAAGTTTTCAAAGGTTTGGCAGAACGCGGAAAATCTTCAATGGGCTGGTTTTATGGGTTTAAACTGCATTTGGTTTGTAATGAAAAAGGAGAACTTCTATCTTTTTATTTAACGAAAGGAAATGTTGATGACCGAAATCCGAAACATATTAAAAAAATGACAGAGCAGCTTTTTGGAAAACTCTTTGCCGACAAAGGATATCTTTCCAAGGCTCTCTGGGAGATGCTTTTTGCTGATGGAATCCAGCTTTTCACAAAGCTTCGTAAGAATATGAAAAATCATATCATGAAAATGGAAGACAAGATTTTGCTTCGAAAAAGAGCCATCATTGAGACGATAAATGATGAATTAAAGAATCACTGCCAAGTGGAACACACCAGACATCGAAGCGTGAATAATTTTATGATGAATATTTTGGGAAGTCTTTCAGCATATTGCTTTTTCCCAAAAAAACCATCATTAAACTTGAAAAAAGTAAATGATGGTCAATTATTTTTAAGCTTTCTTTAACCCTAACTCAGGTTAATTAATAATCAATTAGAATAGATACAATAAAAAAGCCTTCCAAAATCGGAAGGCTTTCTTGTTTATTTATTTCTGGAAAAGTTATTTTTATTCTTTGGTTTTTTAAAACCTGTATCTTTTCTTTGTTGACCTGCATTTGCCGGTTTGGGTCTCGGTGTAAAAGGTTTATTGTTAGAATCTCTTTTCTCAACAACCAAATTATCGGTGTGATAAGGATGATCTTTTACAACGGGGATTTTCATTCCGATCAGTTTTTCGGTATCTTTAAGATTAAGTAAATCTAAACCATCAACGAAAGATAAAGAACTTCCTTCAGCTCCTGCACGGCCTGTTCTTCCGATACGGTGAACGTAGGTTTCTGCAACATCAGAAAGCTCAAAGTTGATAACATATTTCAGTTCATCAATATCAATACCTCTCGCTGCAATATCTGTAGCTACCAAAACACGCGTTCTTCCTGATTTAAAATTATTCAAAGCATTTTGTCTCGCATTTTGAGATTTGTTACCGTGAATCGCTTCTGTTGCTATGTTTGCGGACTGAAGTTTTCTAGCAATCTTGTCAGCACCATGTTTTGTTCTTGAGAATACCAGAACAGATTCTTTGATGTTGTTTTCTAAAATGTGAGAAAGAAGATCCAGTTTTTTATCCTTATCAACAAAATAAACAGATTGTTTAATTGTTTCTGCAGTTGAAGAAATTGGTGTTACAGATACCTTTATTGGTGTATTCAGGATAGAATCTGCTAATTTTTGAATTTCAGTCGGCATTGTTGCAGAAAAGAAAAGAGTTTGCCTTCTTTGAGGTAAAAGTTTAATAATTCTTTTTACATCATGTACAAAACCCATATCTAGCATTCTGTCGGCTTCATCCAAAACAAAAATTTCAAGATTTTTAAGAGAAATAATTCCCTGTGCAATAAAATCTAACAATCTTCCAGGAGTTGCTACCAAAATATCAACACCTTTTCTCAAAGCTGCAACTTGATTTCCCTGTTTTACACCACCGAAAATCACCAACTGTTTTAATGGTAAATTTTTTCCGTATGCATTGAAGCTTTCTTCAATTTGAATAGCTAATTCTCTTGTTGGAGTAAGAATTAATGCTTTTATATGATTACTTTTTGGGCCTTTTCTTTCTGTAAGATTCTGTAGAATCGGGATGGCAAAAGCAGCAGTTTTACCGGTTCCTGTTTGTGCTGTACCCAGAACATCTCTGTGTTCTAAAATTGATGGAATCGCTTGTTCCT from Chryseobacterium indoltheticum encodes the following:
- a CDS encoding DEAD/DEAH box helicase; its protein translation is MNLFTETNLSPDILKAIGELGYESPTEIQKQTIPFILSDIRDLIALAQTGTGKTAAFSLPILDMIDDTSRKIQFLVLCPTRELCLQITKDIKNYSKYMQNIKTTAVYGGSSIVDQIRSLKEKPQIIVGTPGRVIDLINRKALDFSEIHWLVLDEADEMLSMGFKDELETIMRETPETKQTFLFSATMSKEVERISKNYLTKPHRISVGSINEVKKNIKHEYYVAGYRHKKEALKRLIDSNPNQYSIIFCRTRMETQEVADFLMQNGYAADALHGDLSQAQRDTVMKKFRLKNIDILVATDVAARGLDVDSLTHVVHYSLPDDPEVFVHRSGRTGRAGKDGISISLIKPEESRKLKQIKSVTKIDIAEARIPTGEDIVKAQVAGVFENLLEVQKDFFEFDDSLIPDLSEFTKEELVHKLLQFQLKDLALYYKDKHDILEQKMSSRDDDRGGRDRDRGRDRDRGRDRDRDRGPRGDRDGRSDRGERRGDRGGKPRQKDENMTRFFFNLGKKDQLKKLDVLEIINKATSSKGNKRAEIGNIEILEKFSFFEIEKSYKNELLGNIQSMKFKGKDMRAEEAN
- a CDS encoding GLPGLI family protein — protein: MKELISMMFLLSCFLSKAQNNVGGATTNIVCRYQVQFLKDTLNVESKTNEIMALQIGGNISLYKSEQKRKTDSLRHESIKNSMQNAQDKKSVVIDFSKIPKVNLVHEVYKNGDDLVIFDNIIKDQYFYPANKKIDWKINVETKQIAGYTCQKATGQYNNRFYTAWFTKEIPISEGPYTFKGLPGLILEVYDTNKYFFISLISIQRLNEEIIPMNRAIKTTYNDFKKKRREVNDNPIAELQKLSNNPISKEVKDKVIENRKRKNNYLD
- a CDS encoding helix-turn-helix domain-containing protein gives rise to the protein MKKIIGLKVKNLREQQKISQEDLAFNLEISQSYLSKIENGFIEKIDFILIQKIILFFQIDLQYFLKEKNNDSTKENTSYENILVRIKKTKNKSINLLNYKII
- a CDS encoding helix-turn-helix domain-containing protein; translation: MKKIIVLKVKNLREQQKISQEDLAFNLEISQSYLSKIENGFIEKIDFILIQKIILFFK
- a CDS encoding inorganic phosphate transporter, yielding MDFPILLTVIIALALIFDYINGFHDAANSIATIVSTKVLTPFQAVLWAAVWNFAAFFIAVYIIGEFKIGNTIAKTVNENFITLEVIFSGLIAAIAWNLLTWWFGIPSSSSHTLIGGFLGAALMHAFLMDYNEVVATQPDLGMFATLKEAMMKVTTQDVVKFSKVIPIFLFIFLAPVIGMIISIIITLIIVHLYKKSNPHKADKSFKRLQLASSALFSLGHGLNDAQKVMGIIGAALIYYHVNMLQDPVYLNIAPADRFNYFSQHYMWVPLVSFIAIALGTMSGGWKIIKTMGTKITKVTPLEGVSAETAGAITLFITDHFGIPVSTTHTITGSIIGVGLTKRISAVRWGITVSLLWAWVLTIPISAIVAGITYLVITYFS
- a CDS encoding polyprenyl synthetase family protein, giving the protein MEFLDTYQQIVADAITKYTFKDKPTELYEPMNYIISHGGKRLRPIMVLMACDLFGGDQKEAIKPALAIEFFHNFTLIHDDIMDEAPLRRNKPTIHTIHGLNTGILSGDGLMLKAYKFFEDLEPEIFKACVRIFTHTGLLLCEGQQYDINFETQENVTFDDYIRMITYKTGVLSASSFEIGAMIAKAQFKDAKAIFNFGKHIGIAFQIMDDYLDVFGDQAQFGKKHAGDIYENKKTVLYLLAREHGTEEERKELDYWYSKKTDNIDKVYGVEKIFRRTRVDEKALRLIEKHNEIGQSYLAKINVPEEKKRPFSELANYLLRRES
- a CDS encoding DUF47 domain-containing protein, which gives rise to MGIGNIFHAFQPKDKIFFVLFEKVTDNLVAMSNDFNHGIKDFDLNDDSMLKLMSDYEHKNDELTHEIFVELGKNFITPFDREDIHTLATGLDDIADYIYASAKYIFLYKSPLMKAYADFSLLIHKACLEIQNAMKNLKGFKNMEQVKEACIKVNSIENIADDLLSNSMVELFETNDAINIIKISSVLNYLEVVTDKAEDVANTIENIMIKYA